In a genomic window of Chrysemys picta bellii isolate R12L10 chromosome 1, ASM1138683v2, whole genome shotgun sequence:
- the PRDM4 gene encoding PR domain zinc finger protein 4 isoform X4, translating into MNEMNLSSVGMDQLTSSSVSNALPVSGSHLGLTASPTHNAIPASGLPVAIPNLGPSLSSLPSALSLMLPMGIGDRGVMCGIPERNYTLPPPPYPHLESSYFRHILPGILSYLADRPPPQYIHPNTINVDSNSALSVSNNPSALDPFQPSGTVGLEPGIVSMDSRAVNTHGTQSLHPSDSHDVALDTTIAMESVSRVTSPISTDGMTEELTMDDVAGDHSQIPNGSRNHEPLAVDTVGSNLASDAVGHSGVIPIHGSTLELPVVMEPDHIAGRVSGISDSTLNDSIHTVAMSTNSVSVALSTSHNLTSLESVSLHEVGLSLEPVAVSSINQEVAMGPGHVDVSSDNLAFVPSSLQMEDSNSNKENMATLFTIWCTLCDKAYPSDCPDHGPVTFIPDTPIESRARLSLPKQLVLRQSIMGPEVGVWTRETIPVRTCFGPLIGQQSHSLEVADWTDKATNHIWKMYHNGVLEFYIITTDENECNWMMFVRRARNREEQNLVAYPHDGKMYFCTSRDIPPEQELLFYYSRDYARQIGVPEHPDVHICHCGKECTSYTEFKAHLSSHIHNHLPSQGHSSSHGSGHSKERKWKCSMCPQAFISPSKLHVHFMGHMGMKPHKCDFCSKAFSDPSNLRTHLKIHTGQKNYRCALCDKSFTQKAHLESHMVIHTGEKNLKCDYCDKLFMRRQDLKQHVLTHTQERQIKCPRCDKLFLRTNHLKKHLNSHEGKRDYVCEKCSKAYLTKYHLTRHLKICKGPTSSLSAQEEEDSEEEELIESVRTEDCRINSGVYATDDSLSGHK; encoded by the exons ATGAATGAAATGAACCTGAGTTCGGTAGGGATGGACCAGCTGACCTCATCCTCTGTGAGCAATGCCCTGCCTGTCTCAGGAAGTCACTTGGGACTGACTGCATCACCCACTCACAATGCCATACCAGCATCAG GCTTGCCTGTTGCAATTCCAAACTTGGGCCCCTCCTTGAGTTCCTTGCCCTCTGCCCTATCTCTGATGCTCCCAATGGGTATTGGAGATCGAGGAGTGATGTGTGGTATACCAGAGAGAAACTACACCCTACCTCCACCACCTTATCCTCACCTGGAGAGCAGCTACTTCAGACACATTCTACCTG GTATTTTATCTTATTTAGCTGACAGACCTCCACCTCAGTACATCCATCCCAACACTATAAATGTCGATAGCAATTCAGCTTTATCTGTCTCCAATAATCCTTCAGCCctagatcccttccagcccagtGGAACTGTGGGACTGGAACCAGGGATTGTCTCCATGGACTCTCGTGCAGTGAACACACACGGTACTCAAAGCCTGCACCCTAGTGACAGCCATGATGTAGCACTGGATACCACAATCGCTATGGAGAGTGTTTCAAGGGTAACCAGTCCAATATCTACTGATGGGATGACTGAGGAGCTTACGATGGATGATGTAGCTGGGGATCATTCACAAATCCCAAATGGCTCCCGGAATCATGAACCATTAGCTGTGGACACGGTAGGCAGTAACTTGGCTTCAGATGCAGTGGGTCATAGTGGTGTCATACCCATTCATGGTAGCACTTTGGAGCTTCCTGTTGTGATGGAGCCTGACCACATTGCAGGCCGGGTAAGCGGTATATCGGACAGCACACTAAATGACTCCATACATACCGTGGCCATGAGCACCAACTCTGTGAGCGTGGCGCTCTCTACCTCACACAACTTAACTTCCCTGGAATCTGTCTCCTTGCATGAAGTGGGCCTCAGTCTCGAGCCTGTGGCTGTCTCTTCCATAAACCAGGAAGTAGCCATGGGGCCAGGCCATGTGGATGTGTCTTCAGACAATCTTGCCTTTGTACCATCATCTCTGCAAATGGAAGACTCCAATTCAAACAAGGAGAATATGGCTACCTTGTTTACCATAT GGTGCACGCTGTGTGACAAGGCCTACCCATCAGACTGCCCAGATCATGGGCCTGTAACTTTCATTcctgacaccccaatagagaGCCGAGCCAGACTTTCTCTCCCAAAACAGCTTGTTCTCCGGCAGTCTATCATGGGACCTGAAGTAG GTGTGTGGACTCGGGAGACCATTCCTGTGAGGACTTGCTTTGGACCTCTGATTGGGCAACAGAGTCACTCTTTGGAAGTAGCAGATTGGACAGACAAGGCAACCAATCACATTTGGAAG ATGTACCACAATGGCGTCCTGGAGTTCTACATCATTACAACTGATGAAAATGAGTGTAACTGGATGATGTTTGTACGCAGAGCCCG GAATCGGGAAGAGCAGAATCTGGTAGCTTATCCCCATGATGGAAAAATGTACTTCTGCACCTCGCGGGACATCCCTCCTGAACAAGAGCTTCTCTTTTATTACAGTCGGGATTATGCTAGACAGATTG GTGTCCCTGAACACCCAGATGTGCATATCTGTCACTGTGGAAAGGAATGCACTTCCTACACAGAGTTTAAGGCCCATCTGAGCAGCCACATCCATAACCACCTTCCCAGCCAGGGGCACAGCAGCAGCCATGGATCGGGCCACAGTAAGGAAAGGAAGTGGAAGTGCTCCATGTGCCCCCAAGCTTTCATTTCTCCTTCCAAACTTCATGTCCATTTCATGGGACACATGGGCATGAAGCCACACAAGTGCGATTTCTGTAGCAAAGCTTTCAGCGATCCCAGCAATCTCCGGACTCACCTCAAGATACACACAG GTCAGAAAAATTATCGCTGTGCCCTCTGTGACAAGTCATTCACCCAAAAGGCTCACCTGGAATCGCACATGGTCATCCACACCGGGGAGAAGAACCTGAAGTGCGATTACTGTGACAAGCTGTTCATGCGGAGGCAGGACCTCAAACAGCATGTACTCACCCACACACA AGAACGGCAGATCAAGTGTCCAAGGTGTGACAAGCTGTTCCTGAGGACAAATCACCTGAAGAAACATCTCAACTCCCATGAAGGAAAGAGGGACTATGTGTGTGAAAAATGCTCCAAGGCTTATCTAACCAAATACCACCTCACTCGCCACCTAAAAATCTGTAAAGGCCCCACATCCAGTCTCTCAGCCCAGGAAGAGGAGGATTCAGAGGAGGAAGAACTAATAGAGTCAGTGAGGACTGAAGACTGTAGGATTAACAGTGGAGTGTATGCAACAGATGACTCACTCTCTGGACATAAGTGA